In Apostichopus japonicus isolate 1M-3 chromosome 5, ASM3797524v1, whole genome shotgun sequence, a single window of DNA contains:
- the LOC139967437 gene encoding D(1) dopamine receptor-like, whose translation MSFEENSLEYFQGPDNSTTGNDSVDAGDPKREANPNVAAGAALFFVTFATAGGNILVIAAVLSWRKLKKKFSSWFITSLATSDVLVAFLVMIWNAISLSLGYWPFAWFCKIHHALDIMMSTASILNLCVIAVDRYWAVMYPFSYQEKMTQKRALIMIASAWIVSAVLSFGPVLTGIYSVRPKEDATSQLDVDPPQCEFILNRYYAVVSSCISFYIPSLIMILIYMRIYREARRQQKIITHQNRALNSDQRVEHKAAKTLGLILGVFIFCWLPFFIVNCIIPFCPDCVSDPVFVVVLWLGWVNSMLNPLLYATNREFRTAFQRLLCYRSYLQERRLEYSASTGYTYDTQCNTDRNKNKRKIVKRLLERNGGPNGKLGPNLDSPRTLRALHDISVADESSRDEFDQEENIPLQDGVTRTRNGENGYKS comes from the coding sequence ATGTCTTTTGAAGAGAACTCGCTTGAATATTTCCAGGGGCCTGATAATTCTACGACGGGAAATGATTCCGTCGACGCAGGCGACCCGAAACGCGAAGCCAATCCCAACGTAGCAGCGGGAGCGGCGCTCTTCTTCGTGACCTTTGCCACCGCAGGCGGTAATATTCTCGTCATCGCAGCCGTTTTATCATGGCGGAAGCTGAAAAAGAAATTCTCCAGTTGGTTCATTACCTCATTAGCAACATCCGACGTGCTGGTGGCGTTTCTTGTCATGATATGGAACGCCATTTCCCTGTCTCTGGGGTATTGGCCTTTCGCTTGGTTCTGTAAAATACACCATGCTTTAGACATCATGATGTCGACGGCGTCCATATTGAATCTGTGTGTGATAGCAGTCGATCGCTACTGGGCCGTCATGTATCCGTTTTCCTATCAGGAGAAGATGACTCAAAAACGCGCTCTGATCATGATAGCCTCCGCTTGGATCGTTTCAGCCGTTCTTTCCTTCGGTCCCGTCCTAACCGGAATATATTCCGTTCGGCCGAAGGAAGACGCCACCAGCCAACTCGATGTGGATCCTCCACAATGTGAATTCATTCTAAACCGTTATTACGCCGTCGTCTCTTCTTGTATCAGTTTTTACATTCCGTCGTTGATTATGATATTGATTTATATGAGAATATATCGAGAAGCAAGGAGACAACAGAAAATCATAACCCATCAAAATAGAGCTTTAAATTCCGATCAAAGAGTAGAGCACAAGGCCGCCAAGACCTTGGGACTGATCCTCGGCGTTTTTATATTCTGTTGGCTTCCGTTTTTCATCGTCAACTGTATTATTCCTTTTTGTCCAGACTGCGTGAGCGATCCGGTCTTCGTGGTAGTCTTGTGGTTAGGCTGGGTGAATAGCATGCTGAATCCATTACTGTATGCTACAAATCGAGAGTTTAGAACTGCGTTCCAACGTCTTCTGTGTTATCGAAGTTATCTACAAGAGAGAAGGCTCGAATATAGTGCTTCGACCGGTTACACGTACGATACGCAATGTAACACAgatagaaacaaaaacaagcgGAAAATAGTCAAGAGGCTTTTAGAGCGAAACGGAGGACCAAACGGCAAGCTGGGTCCAAATTTGGATTCACCAAGGACACTGAGGGCGCTTCATGATATTTCTGTCGCCGATGAATCGTCGAGAGATGAATTCGACCAAGAGGAAAATATCCCTCTGCAAGATGGCGTCACACGAACTAGAAATGGTGAAAATGGATATAAATCATGA